Within Nematostella vectensis chromosome 1, jaNemVect1.1, whole genome shotgun sequence, the genomic segment ttttagctaaTGTCTTAATATTTGTTGTTTACCGCTTCATCCACAGGCTCGTTAAGACTAGATGAACCTGTAAATTCTCCAATGAGTAATAACCACATAACAACGTCACATATACAGAGTAAGTATACATGATTTAAATgagtttgggtggcaaacatGTGCAGCTCTGGCCTTttgcggcaaaataacaataacagaaAACAATTTATCCAGAACTTACGTATTAGGCATAAATCCCATAAAGGggttattttcattgaaatatttttatttttccatcgCTTTCTGGCATGACATCACGTTTGTCACTCCAATAGTCATGAGTGGCATATATTATCCTAAAGCATATCCACCTACTCTGATATTTTTCTGTCATTTTTGTAGAACGGAAGTTCAATCAAATAGATGTCCTATCAAATGATATACCTAATGGTGAACACTCCTTGTCTATCGGAAGACGTGACAGCTATTCTAGTAGTTACAGCCCAGCAGGCTCATACAGCCAGATGTCACCATCGCCAAAAGCCTCTACTTCACAAGCAGCATCACCCTCTTTGTCGTACACCATTGGTAAGGAGTGCATTTTTAACACTTATAATTACATGGTCAGTATTTGGGAAAGTCATACCTATTTGTTTGTGGACAAGTGCTGGAACCAAAAATGTGTCCATTAGTAGAACTGTCTGTGAACAAAAATGTCTAGATTTAAAGGCAATTTGGAAGGTGTCTGTAAGTACTGTAGAAATGCCAGCTTGCAAGAATGTCTGTTAGGggatattattatatatatgtatatatatgtatatatatgtatgtatatgtgtatgtgtatatgtatatgtatgtatgtatgtatgtatgtatgtatgtatgtatgtatgtatgtatgtatgtatgtatgtatgtatgtatgtatgtatgtatgtatgtatgtatgtatgtatgtatgtatatgtatatgtatacgtatacgtatacgtatatgtgtatatatatatatatatatatgtatatatgtatatatgtatatatgtatatgtatatagtgttggtttgagaaaaatacaaactacataggtttccctacaggtctgtttcgtggttgcccactcatcaggggatttaatgagaatattcctaccatcgtatatatactattaacattgaaatttacataataatagactgatagttttagctaaggcggcaagaggaacaatagcgagttacataaatatgcagggcggaacgtgtgaaaaattgatagcgcgaaaatttaacggtgacgggattaacagttctaattgtttcgtagcagggctttgtttctgtggcggcacgaggacacgagttcattgcgtttatttagagttgatagtttgggttggcagataatcgtcagcttttccttgaggcagaggttgcaacgcttagtggtactgttgtaggtggagtgggaagaaagaatgcgccatgaaataaagtactcaattatgttgtccttgagagtccagacgtgtttgttgagttcggtggagtttctgtgtttggcgtgtcggaatgatgcggtgtggtttctgtacctggtcttgaagctgttttcagtgagcccgacgtatgtttccgaggtgttgttgtcttttcgagttacggtagcttggtagataacagatgtctgtaggcagtttccgtctagagggcaggtgtctttctgtcggcagttgcatgtcttgttgttggtagtggtaggggcggagTTGGCGATCTCGGTGGCCGAcgatgcggtgatgatgcgcttgttgtggttgtcgatgatctgtttggtgttgttcatgcagctacaacaccaaacagatcatcgacaaccacaacaagcgcatcatcaccgcatcgTCGGCCACCGAGATCGCCAActccgcccctaccactaccaacaacaagacatgcaactgccgacagaaagacacctgccctctagacggaaactgcctacagacatctgttatctaccaagctaccgtaactcgaaaagacaacaacacctcggaaacatacgtcgggctcactgaaaacagcttcaagaccaggtacagaaaccacaccgcatcattccgacacgccaaacacagaaactccaccgaactcaacaaacacgtctggactctcaaggacaacataattgagtactttatttcatggcgcattctttcttcccactccacctacaacagtaccactaagcgttgcaacctctgcctcaaggaaaagctgacgattatctgccaacccaaactatcaactctaaataaacgcaatgaactcgtgtcctcgtgccgccacagaaacaaagccctgctacgaaacaattagaactgttaatcccgtcaccgttaaattttcgcgctatcaatttttcacacgttccgccctgcatatttatgtaactcgctattgttcctcttgccgccttagctaaaactatcagtctattattatgtaaatttcaatgttaatagtatatatacgatggtaggaatattctcattaaatcccctgatgagtgggcaaccacgaaacagacctgtagggaaacctatgtagtttgtatttttctcaaaccaacactatacaccgctctactttcgagtattgagcactttctatgaaagccttcaaccatcattgtatatgtatatatgtatttttttctcaggAACTGTTGGTCCTGTTGGCGCAGCTAGTGTACAAGCTATGTCTAACTCCTTACAGTTACAGCAGAGCAGAAGAGTAGCAAACACCCTCAAGACGCCTTACGGTACCTCGTACAAGACCAGCTCTTCTGATTACCTGGGTAACGCATCCTTCCTATTCACATTATAGCAGCACTTTGCTCCTTAAGCCATTTGCAAATAGtgccaacattgctggcaaaaaaaaatggcaagagGCTGGACTTGGCAATGCTGGAGCTTTTTGCACATGCTGGTGCTGTGATGTATTTCTCCAATGCTTCTTTGTCTTGTTGTCCACCAAGTGAATGTTGGTGCTGTCTGCAGTTGCTTTACATATGTTGCACACTGGCTCGTTTTCATAATGTTTACGTATCAAGGTAATAGCACTGTGTACCTTCGGGTAGACCATGAGATGTAAAAAGCTATTAGATCTAGTTGAGTTGTTGTATAAGCAATGCGTGTTTTGATTCCTTTACAAAGTAGTTGGTATGTCTAGGAGTAGTAGTTGAGTAGTGGTATTTAAAAGGCCTGTTTATATTCCTCCACTTTTGGTATGTCTGTGGGTAGAAGTTGAGTGGTGATAATAGCATTGTCTGATTGCTACTCCTCCACAGGGGGTATGTCTGGGAGTAGTAATCCAGGAAGTCTGAATGGACTTCCCCCTGGTAATTATGACACGACGCCAACAGCTGTTACTGCTTCCTTGACTATACCTATCACTCCTATTGACTCATCACAACTAACGGTGCCCACTGCTGCAACGCaaagaaagaataaaaagTGAGTGCTTCACTCAATGAAAGAATATAGTGAGTCCTATGCAAAGTTTGCACAcagactgtttttttttttgtaaatcatGTTAATCAGGCTCCCTTATTGTCTCAAActgaaatatgaaaaaaaagttgtaGGTGTTACAGTTCAAATGTCTTTTAACTACCTGctcaccaaaaaaaaacatacatgtAAACATGTCAATGCAAGCTAGCAAAGAATTAGGTCCACTAAGGCCATCTATTTTTATATCATTGTTGGACCTCTTTTTTTTCACCCCAGGAATAAAAGTATGTCCTCTCAAATGGCAACCACAGCAACAGCCTCTGCTCAAGTTGAAGCACAGGAAGCCGCTAAAGCTGCCGCAGCTGTACCAGACTGGGTGTACGACCCTAACGAGCCTAGATATTGTTTGTGTAATCAGGTGAAGTATATCTTATACTGTTCTATAGGTTA encodes:
- the LOC5512280 gene encoding inhibitor of growth protein 3, with amino-acid sequence MLYLEDYLELIEQLPAELREQFTEMREMDLTVQNSIDDLDVRVKQFFMNCRKAKPEWKEQQYKQIRDEYQKAVEDADEKVSIATQIYDLVDKHLRKLDQELSKFKMELEADNAGITEVLEQRSLRLDEPVNSPMSNNHITTSHIQKRKFNQIDVLSNDIPNGEHSLSIGRRDSYSSSYSPAGSYSQMSPSPKASTSQAASPSLSYTIGTVGPVGAASVQAMSNSLQLQQSRRVANTLKTPYGTSYKTSSSDYLGGMSGSSNPGSLNGLPPGNYDTTPTAVTASLTIPITPIDSSQLTVPTAATQRKNKKNKSMSSQMATTATASAQVEAQEAAKAAAAVPDWVYDPNEPRYCLCNQVSYGEMVGCDNNDCPIEWFHYGCVGLTDAPKGKWYCPQCSTQIKQKRSRHK